CGCGGCGGCCGGGCGGCGTGCGCTGCACGTGGGACTGCTGGTGGCCGGACTGTTCGTGCTCGGGGTGCTGTACGGGGAACGGGCGCGGGCGGCCGGAGAGGCGCCGTCGGTGAGGGACACGGTCCACGAGGTGACCGGCGTCCCCCTGGACCAGGCTCGGGGTCGGGCCCGGGCCCTGGCGCAGGGTCGGAGTCAGGACCATGATCATGCCCAGGGTCGGGAGGCCGGCGCCCAGAAGTCCCGGACCGTCGTCGAGAACGCCGACGTGGTGCTTTCGGGGCTTCGTCCGCTGACGGAAGGCGTCGTCCGGCCCGTGGAGGAACGGGTTCTGGAGCCGGTCGGAAACGCGGTGGAGGCGGTGGGCCACGGGCTGGGTGCGGTCGTGCGGGCGCACGTGCCGCCGTCGGAGGCGCTGCCGCTTCCGTCCGTCCCCCCTCTGCCGTCCGCACCCTCGCTTCCAGGCCCGTCCGAGCTTCCGGGCCCGGCCGACCCGCCGGCCTCGCCCGGCCTGCCGGATCCGCCCGAGCTGACGGACCTGGTCGGCGCCGTGATGCCCGGCGCCCCGGCCCCGGAGCCCCCGCCGTCGGCCCCGCCGCCGGACGCCCCCGACGCTTCCGGTGCCTCCGAGGCCGCCGATGTCCGAGCCCCCGCCGAGGGAGCCGCAGGCCTCATGGCCGCCGCCCACGGGCCGGAGCACGTCGCCGAGGGGCCGTCCACCGCGGCCCGCGTCGACACGCGGCGCGCCCCGCTCGCGCCCGCCGGTCAGGCGCCCGTCCGCCGGGCACCCGCAGGCGACCCCGACGGCACGCTGGGCGCCGGGGCGGGTGCCGACCAGGGCACGCCGCGTCATGGCGACGCACACGCGGTCACCCCGCACCACCCGATCCCGTTCCGGCTCGTGCCCGGCGCCCTCGTGGGTGCCGACACGGCCGAGACCAGGGACCGCTACCGGGACATTCCCGTCTCTCCCGCCTAGGGCAGGACCTCTCCCCGTCGCGCACCCGCCGCAGCCCGCCGTACGGGGGCGCGGAGAGGTGAGCCCACCGCCCCCCTCCGACGGTTCCGTTGCCCGGACCCCGGACCCCGGACCCCGGACCCCGGACCCCGGACCCCGGACCCCGGATCCCGGACCCCGGACGACCGTCGCTTCTCCGAGCGGACGTCGCCGCCCTCCCGCGGAGCCGTCGGCCTCGATCCGCCGCCCTCGACGGCCGACCGCGCTGGTGCCTCGCCGGCCCGGCGGTCGGGAAGCGTCCCCGGGCCGACCGGCACCCTCCGGGACGCCCGCCGACCGGCCATGAGGTCACCGGCGTGCGGTACGTCGCCCGGTCGGTGGCCCCCGGCCCGCGCGACCGGTCTCCGGGACAGCGCGTACGGCGCGCCGGGCGACCCCGCAAGGGGTCTGACATCCGCCCACCTGGACATCAGGTGGGAGCACGAGCTTCGCGGGGCACAGGGCCTGGACGGTCCGGCCGAAAGCCGTCGGCCGCCGTCCGGCCGTAACCCCGCGGATCGGGCGGGGCGGTCCCCATTGGGGTGGGGACCGGCCGCCCGCACCTCCCGGGCCGCATCCCCGCGGCCCTACGGGGGCGTTCGACGGGCCTCACCGGGCCGACCCCAGCCCGGTGAGGCCCGCACCAGCCCGGTGAGGCCCGGACCAGCCCGTGGGCTCGCACCAGCCCGTGAGGCCCGCATCACCCCACTAGGCCGGCATCACCCCATCGAGGCCCGCACCACCCCACGAGGCCCACGTCAGGCCCGAGGCCCCCGTCGGCCGGCGCGGGTCCCGCAGTCCGGCCCGCTGCTCGGGCCCGCTCCTCGCGCCTCACATCCGGCACGCCGTGCCAGTGAGCGCGGCATCATGTGACAGGCATCACCGCTCAGGTGTGACCCACGATTTAGAGACCCTCCGCATGCGGCGATAACCTGCGAGACGGACATGCCGCGCGCTCGGTCACCGTGTGCGCCCCCCTTGTGACACAGCGGACGTCACGTTGCCCTTCGCGGCACGCCCACGCATCCAACGAACCGCGAGATCACTGATAGGGACGGAAGCGCGTGGACCTGTTCGAGTACCAGGCGAGGGACCTCTTCGCCAAGCACGATGTACCGGTGCTGGCCGGTGAAGTCATCGACACGCCTGAGGCGGCGCGCGAGATCACCGAGCGTCTGGGCGGCAAGTCCGTCGTCAAGGCGCAGGTGAAGGTCGGTGGTCGTGGCAAGGCCGGTGGCGTGAAGCTGGCCGCCTCCGCGGACGAGGCCGTCGCCCGGGCGACGGACATCCTCGGCATGGACATCAAGGGCCACACGGTCCACAAGGTGATGATCGCCGAGACCGCCCCCGAGATCGTCGAGGAGTACTACGTCTCCTTCCTCCTCGACCGTGCCAACCGCACCTTCCTCTCCATCGCCTCCGTCGAGGGCGGCATGGAGATCGAGGAGGTGGCGGCCACCCGTCCGGAGGCCGTCGCCAAGACCCCGATCGACGCGATCGACGGCGTGACGCCGGAGAAGGCGCGCGAGATCGTCGAGGCCGCGAAGTTCCCGGCCGAGGTCGCCGACAAGGTCGCCGACATCCTGGTCAAGCTGTGGGACACCTTCATCAAGGAGGACGCCCTCCTGGTCGAGGTCAACCCGCTGGCCAAGGTCGTCTCCGGCGACGTCATCGCCCTCGACGGCAAGGTGTCGCTCGACGACAACGCCGAGTTCCGACACCCCGACTTCGAGGCCCTCCACGACAAGGCCGCGGCCAACCCGCTCGAGGCCGCCGCCAAGGAGAAGAACCTCAACTACGTCAAGCTCGACGGCGAGGTCGGCATCATCGGCAACGGCGCGGGTCTCGTCATGAGCACCCTGGACGTCGTCGCGTACGCCGGTGAGAAGCACGGCAACGTGAAGCCCGCCAACTTCCTGGACATCGGTGGCGGTGCCTCCGCCCAGGTGATGGCGAACGGCCTGGAGATCATCCTCGGCGACCCGGACGTCCGCTCCGTGTTCGTCAACGTCTTCGGCGGCATCACCGCCTGCGACGAGGTCGCCAACGGCATCGTCCAGGCGCTGAAGCTCCTGGAGGACCGCGGCGAGAAGGTCGAGAAGCCGCTCGTCGTCCGCCTCGACGGCAACAACGCCGAGCTGGGCCGCAAGATCCTCACCGACGCCAACCACCCGCTGGTCCAGCGCGTCGACACCATGGACGGCGCGGCCGACAAGGCCGCCGAGCTGGCCCACGCCGCCAAGTAAGCACTCAGGACGAGGACACCAACACACCATGGCTATCTGGCTCAACAAGGACAGCAAGGTCATCGTCCAGGGCATGACCGGCGCCACCGGCATGAAGCACACCAAGCTCATGCTCGGTGACGGCACCGAGGTCGTGGGCGGCGTGAACCCGCGCAAGGCGGGCACCTCCGTGGACTTCGACGGCAACGAGGTACCGGTCTTCGGCACCGTCAAGGAGGCCATCGAGAAGACCGGCGCCAACGTCTCCGTCATCTTCGTGCCGGAGAAGTTCACCAAGGACGCCGTCGTCGAGGCCATCGACGCCGAGATCCCCCTGGCCGTCGTGATCACCGAGGGCATCGCCGTGCACGACTCGGCCGCCTTCTGGTCGTACGCCGGCAAGAAGGGCAACAAGACCCGGATCATCGGCCCGAACTGCCCCGGCATCATCACCCCGGGCCAGTCCAACGTCGGCATCATCCCGGGCGACATCACCAAGCCGGGCCGCATCGGCCTGGTCTCGAAGTCCGGCACGCTGACGTACCAGATGATGTACGAGCTGCGTGACATCGGCTTCTCGACCGCCGTCGGCATCGGTGGCGACCCGATCATCGGCACCACGCACATCGACGCGCTCGCCGCGTTCGAGGCCGACCCCGAGACCGACCTGATCGTCATGATCGGCGAGATCGGTGGCGACGCCGAGGAGCGGGCCGCCGAGTACATCTCGAAGAACGTGACCAAGCCGGTCGTCGGCTACGTCGCGGGCTTCACCGCGCCCGAGGGCAAGACCATGGGCCACGCCGGCGCCATCGTCTCCGGTTCCTCCGGCACCGCCCAGGCGAAGAAGGAGGCCCTGGAGGCCGCCGGCGTCAAGGTCGGCAAGACGCCGACCGAGACGGCGAAGCTCGCCCGGGCCATCCTCGCCGGCTGAGGACAGCCTGACCGGCCGAGCGCCTTCGCCGCGCCCGAGCCGAACGCACGCCGAGTGGCCCGCACCCGTGACACGGGGCGGGCCACTCGGCGTCGAAGGCGCCGCACGTCGTGCCCTACGACGGACACGCCGTACGACGCGCCGCGCAGGCACGTCGTGCCCTACGACGGACGTGCCCTACGACGGACGTGCCCTACGACGGACGCGCCCTACGACGCCCCGCGCAGGCCCTCGTGCGGGGGAGGGTCACTCCAGGCCGGGCGTCAGCCGTTGCGGCCCGTGCTGCAACTGGTCCCGCAGCTTCTGCCGCAGCTCCAGCTGCTCGTCCGACAGCGCGCCCGGCGCCACGGGGGGCGGCACTCCCCGCACCGTCTCGCCCGGGGACACGGGCGGCTCGTAGTGCGTGGGCGCGGTGCGCAGGGTCAGGGCCGTGGTGCCGATGAGGGCGACCGTGAACGCGATCGCGGCCCGGGTCAGGTACCGCGCCCGGCGTTCGCTGCCCCTGCGCACCGTCGGCGGCTCGGCCGCCCGCAGCCGCTCGGCCGACGCCACCTCCGCCAGCCTCCGGTGCAGCACCTGCGGGTCGG
This region of Streptomyces ambofaciens ATCC 23877 genomic DNA includes:
- the sucC gene encoding ADP-forming succinate--CoA ligase subunit beta — encoded protein: MDLFEYQARDLFAKHDVPVLAGEVIDTPEAAREITERLGGKSVVKAQVKVGGRGKAGGVKLAASADEAVARATDILGMDIKGHTVHKVMIAETAPEIVEEYYVSFLLDRANRTFLSIASVEGGMEIEEVAATRPEAVAKTPIDAIDGVTPEKAREIVEAAKFPAEVADKVADILVKLWDTFIKEDALLVEVNPLAKVVSGDVIALDGKVSLDDNAEFRHPDFEALHDKAAANPLEAAAKEKNLNYVKLDGEVGIIGNGAGLVMSTLDVVAYAGEKHGNVKPANFLDIGGGASAQVMANGLEIILGDPDVRSVFVNVFGGITACDEVANGIVQALKLLEDRGEKVEKPLVVRLDGNNAELGRKILTDANHPLVQRVDTMDGAADKAAELAHAAK
- the sucD gene encoding succinate--CoA ligase subunit alpha; this translates as MAIWLNKDSKVIVQGMTGATGMKHTKLMLGDGTEVVGGVNPRKAGTSVDFDGNEVPVFGTVKEAIEKTGANVSVIFVPEKFTKDAVVEAIDAEIPLAVVITEGIAVHDSAAFWSYAGKKGNKTRIIGPNCPGIITPGQSNVGIIPGDITKPGRIGLVSKSGTLTYQMMYELRDIGFSTAVGIGGDPIIGTTHIDALAAFEADPETDLIVMIGEIGGDAEERAAEYISKNVTKPVVGYVAGFTAPEGKTMGHAGAIVSGSSGTAQAKKEALEAAGVKVGKTPTETAKLARAILAG